The following coding sequences are from one Nicotiana tabacum cultivar K326 chromosome 1, ASM71507v2, whole genome shotgun sequence window:
- the LOC107812466 gene encoding uncharacterized protein LOC107812466, with protein sequence MVSLYQQTKSSFLHPKVESLLLIYWDQLKHDFECITLLFSPKETNFPPPTLLSPSVSAIFQAQNPSYSWKVKLTKHLTNSMKSKNRQCPSSFIHNLYIVLLFLFLKLFLLVQCSNNNLTESLDVILHEHAFKTLVHQHTGALYNANLPSNLAGMKLSLVRLRSRTLWKKGANFSGFSIPPKTIPVPYVKRIHIVYNDLGNLSSHYFNISGYNLLTSVIGFMVYDAPSHISSITNLTKIDLKPMGQPISIEFKNLTEMKERTKCVMFDENGKVSFSGMIFPNLCYTRNHGHFSIVLPLEMKKKRRIWGFLVIGSVIGLLGLALVAAVGKMVLGIFKAKKTCEMEREAENGEFLETIVVGRSKMPIAMVTRTHPVIEGPCFP encoded by the coding sequence ATGGTCTCTCTTTATCAACAGACAAAGTCATCATTCCTTCACCCTAAGGTGGAATCCCTATTATTAATCTATTGGGACCAACTTAAGCATGACTTTGAGTGTATAACCCTACTCTTTAGTCCAAAAGAAACCAACTTTCCACCTCCAACTCTTCTTTCTCCCTCAGTTTCAGCCATATTTCAAGCTCAAAATCCTTCATACAGTTGGAAAGTAAAGCTAACCAAACACTTAACCAATTCAATGAAATCCAAGAACAGACAATGCCCATCAAGTTTTATTCACAACTTGTACATAGTTCTGTTATTCCTATTCTTGAAACTCTTTCTTCTTGTTCAATGTTCTAATAACAACCTTACAGAATCATTAGACGTTATTCTTCACGAACATGCTTTCAAAACTTTGGTTCATCAACATACTGGAGCTTTATACAATGCAAATCTTCCTTCAAATCTAGCAGGAATGAAACTCTCACTCGTGCGATTAAGAAGCAGAACATTGTGGAAAAAAGGTGCAAACTTTAGTGGTTTTTCTATTCCTCCAAAAACAATTCCAGTACCTTATGTTAAAAGAATCCACATTGTGTATAATGATTTAGGAAACTTGTCTTCTCATTACTTCAACATATCAGGTTACAATCTCTTAACTTCTGTTATTGGTTTCATGGTTTATGATGCACCATCACATATTAGTAGTATTACAAATCTTACAAAGATTGATCTTAAACCAATGGGACAACCTATATCGATCGAGTTCAAGAATTTAACAGAGATGAAGGAAAGAACAAAGTGTGTTATGTTTGATGAAAATGGTAAAGTTTCTTTTAGTGGAATGATATTTCCTAACTTATGTTATACAAGAAATCACGGTCATTTCTCTATAGTGTTACCTttagagatgaagaagaagaggagaatatGGGGTTTTTTGGTTATTGGATCTGTTATCGGACTACTCGGGTTGGCATTGGTAGCTGCAGTAGGAAAGATGGTATTGGGAATTTTTAAAGCCAAGAAAACATGTGAAATGGAAAGAGAAGCAGAGAATGGTGAGTTTTTGGAAACTATTGTTGTTGGTAGAAGTAAAATGCCTATTGCTATGGTCACAAGAACTCATCCAGTAATTGAAGGACCATGTTTTCCATAG